TCGGCCCGCTGGCCGAACTGGCCGACATCGACACCCTGCTCGGCGCCGGGTACCTGACCCGCAGCGGCGACCAGCTGAGCCTCGACCTGCGGTTCGAGCAGGGCCGCGCCACCCTGAACGGCCAGCCCCTGGACTAGCCGTTGCCGGAAGGGCCGGCGCCGCCCAGTCCCCGGCTCCTCACCGGACCTCCCGGCCGCCGCAGCTGACCCGCTGTGCGGCGGGGAGGTCCGTACTACACTGCTCAGAGTGAACACGTTCAAAGTTCAAGTGGGCGCCGTGACCCGCGACCTTCCCATCGTTCCCGTCGCTCCTGGCGTCAGCGTCGCCCTGTTCAACATGCTGGGCGACACCGAAGTGACCGAGGCGGCCGGCCGTGAACTGGCCCGCCTGCTGCCCGCCGACATCGACGTGCTGGTCACGCCGGAAGTCAAGGCGCTGAGCCTCGCGCACGTCATCAGCCGTGAGAGCGGCAAGCCGTACATCGTGATCCGCAAGACGCAGAAGCCGTACATGGTGGAGCCCGTGGCGCGCGAGGTGGTCAGCATCACGACCGGCAAACCGCAACTGCTGGTCCTGGACGGCTTCGACGTGCAGAAGATCCGGGGCCGCAAGGTCGCCATCGTGGACGACGTGGTGTCCAGCGGCGGCACCCTGCACTCCATCCGTCAGATCATCGAGGAGGTCGGCGGGGAGGTCGCGGCGGTCGTCGCGGTGTTCACCGAGGGGCAGGAACGCCCGGAAGTGACGGCGCTGGGCCACCTGCCGCTGTTCGAGAACTGATCGGAGCCGCCGCGCACCGGGCTGCCATTCCCTTTGGGGGGAGGCGGCCCGCTCCAATGACCGCCTCCCCGCGTTCCGCCGGGCTGGACAGCCGCGTGGCCCGGCCGGGTGCACCTGAAGGCTCCCGCACGCGGGCAGGATAGGGTGTGGGCCATGAACAACCCGAATGAACTGACCGTCAGGATCGGCAGTCTGGAACGCACCCTGCCGACCGTGCGCGCCGGGAACCTGGGCCGCGTGCCGCTGGTGGAATTCATTGGTGACAGTGAGTTCACGAAC
The DNA window shown above is from Deinococcus sp. LM3 and carries:
- a CDS encoding phosphoribosyltransferase family protein is translated as MNTFKVQVGAVTRDLPIVPVAPGVSVALFNMLGDTEVTEAAGRELARLLPADIDVLVTPEVKALSLAHVISRESGKPYIVIRKTQKPYMVEPVAREVVSITTGKPQLLVLDGFDVQKIRGRKVAIVDDVVSSGGTLHSIRQIIEEVGGEVAAVVAVFTEGQERPEVTALGHLPLFEN